A single region of the Streptomyces sp. NBC_01262 genome encodes:
- a CDS encoding ATP-binding protein, giving the protein MAKPAGMFDRDFEWSELVRFASYSGSEATLGVVSGRRRQGKTFLLDGLCRAEGGFFFAASEATEAESLRQFGAALARFQERRAPFRFAHWEEAVEVLMSLAGPGGRPLVVVLDEFPFLAKASPELPSLLQRALGPQARREVGPVRLLLCGSALSFMGSLLAGTAPLRGRASLELVVPTLDFRLATQFWGLTDRRLALLVNSVVGGTPAYGREFVLGDAPVDLDDFGPWVLRNVLNPGRPLFREARFLLAEEPDLRDTALYHGVLAAIAQGNHTRGGIAGYLERKSTDLGHALTVLEDTGMIVREPDAFHGKRSAYRIAEPILTFYHALMRPEWSDLERPGRAPAVWERSQATFRSKVVGPHFEQVCRTWTRWYADPGTLGGHRSRVESGTVPDPTAKTSHELDLVVFGRDEDGRESLLAIGEAKWNDVMGLGHLHRLEHIRTLLRARNGVQAADTRLLCFSGAGFTDELRALAERDPAVQLIDLDRLYDGQ; this is encoded by the coding sequence ATGGCCAAGCCGGCTGGGATGTTCGATCGGGACTTTGAGTGGTCGGAGCTGGTCCGTTTCGCTTCGTACTCAGGTTCTGAGGCGACACTCGGGGTGGTGTCGGGGCGTCGGCGGCAGGGGAAGACGTTCCTGCTCGACGGATTGTGCCGGGCGGAGGGAGGCTTCTTCTTCGCCGCGAGCGAGGCTACCGAGGCTGAGTCGTTGCGCCAGTTCGGGGCGGCGCTCGCCCGGTTCCAGGAGCGGCGGGCGCCCTTCAGGTTCGCGCACTGGGAGGAGGCGGTCGAGGTCCTGATGTCCCTGGCCGGCCCGGGCGGGCGGCCGTTGGTGGTGGTGCTGGACGAGTTTCCGTTCCTGGCGAAGGCGTCGCCGGAGTTGCCGTCGCTGTTGCAGCGGGCACTGGGGCCGCAGGCACGTCGCGAGGTCGGGCCGGTGCGGCTGCTGTTGTGCGGGTCGGCGCTCTCGTTCATGGGAAGTCTGCTTGCGGGTACGGCGCCGCTGCGTGGCCGTGCCAGCCTGGAGTTGGTGGTGCCTACCCTGGATTTCCGCTTGGCCACTCAGTTCTGGGGCCTGACCGACCGCCGCCTGGCGTTGTTGGTCAACTCCGTGGTCGGGGGTACCCCTGCATATGGGCGTGAGTTCGTCCTCGGGGACGCGCCCGTCGACCTGGACGACTTCGGCCCCTGGGTGCTGCGGAACGTTCTGAACCCCGGTCGTCCTCTGTTCCGTGAGGCCCGCTTTCTTCTCGCGGAGGAACCGGACCTGCGCGACACCGCTCTGTACCACGGGGTGCTGGCCGCCATCGCCCAGGGCAATCACACCCGCGGCGGCATCGCGGGCTACCTGGAGCGCAAGTCCACCGACCTGGGGCACGCGCTCACCGTGCTGGAGGACACGGGCATGATCGTCCGTGAGCCCGACGCCTTCCACGGCAAACGCTCCGCCTATCGCATCGCCGAGCCGATCCTGACCTTCTACCACGCCCTGATGCGCCCCGAGTGGAGCGACCTGGAGCGCCCTGGTCGGGCCCCCGCTGTGTGGGAACGGTCCCAGGCCACGTTCCGCAGCAAGGTCGTCGGCCCGCACTTCGAGCAGGTGTGCCGCACCTGGACCCGCTGGTACGCAGATCCCGGCACTCTCGGCGGTCACCGCAGTCGCGTGGAGTCCGGAACGGTTCCCGACCCGACCGCAAAGACCAGCCACGAACTCGACCTGGTGGTCTTCGGGCGGGATGAGGACGGGCGCGAATCCCTCCTGGCCATCGGCGAAGCCAAGTGGAACGACGTCATGGGGCTGGGGCACCTCCACCGACTGGAGCACATCCGCACCTTGCTGCGTGCGCGCAACGGTGTGCAGGCCGCCGATACCCGCCTGCTCTGCTTCAGCGGAGCGGGCTTCACCGACGAACTCCGCGCCCTCGCCGAACGCGACCCCGCTGTCCAACTCATTGATCTGGACCGGCTCTACGACGGGCAATGA
- a CDS encoding DUF6531 domain-containing protein, translated as MSDGFQHDHEATENLAKRFGQHSEHLESSGSTHLGRAHTHFGRTKSGGALAQAAETGVSKMLEGVGKGQKALLKHLKDIGTGLEKTSANHKANEQRIVDSLTNVGKRDHSSAHAPGDGGGTGHRSGGNSAGGSNTGTRLRDGAAEPRSTGVPADGRNCQSDPVDIASGEMVLAQEDVSLPGVLPLLLTRTHVSSYGCGGWFGPSWSSTLDQRLELDDDGVVFATDDGMLLVYPVPEHDAPALPVEGPRWPLGWDAQTPGGLRITDPQRGLSWHFARPMNVTDAPAGHIEASQLPLTAITDRNGNRIDVLYSDSGVPTEVCHSGGYRIGVDSAGGRISGMRLLNANSSDAVPLAAQDATDVPARDSSEAGLLLTAFGYDGNGNLSEVTNSSAVPMRFTYDAARRITSWTDRNQHRYRYVYDRPGRCVETHGEGGFLSAVFSYDDESRRTRVTNALGQVTLYQLNDLGQTTAETDPSGTITTFMWDRYDRLLERTDPLGRVTTMEYDADGNAAAVTRPDGSRMTAVHNDFHQPVVLVGADGATWRCEYDERGNPAKVIDPVGSVTQYEHNALGHLTTTIDALGQTTRLTNNAAGLPITIIDPLGAVSTCERDPFGRPRLVTDPLGAVTAYGWTVEGQPAWCTQPQGPTERWRYDAEENLVEHVDPAGGSTAFEYTAFDRVSTRVGPDGARFGFSYDAELHLVAVTNPRGLEWRYSYDSRGRVMQETDFNGRKVSYVHDAAGRLASRTNGVGQTVRYTHDLLDRVVEETSESAAKRFQYDAEGRLLHAANGIADLAFHYDPMGRLLAERQGSTVIQFGYDALGRRILRRTPSGVESQWTYDAAGRPATLTNAGRVLSFGHDRSGREIRRDLGAAVLTQGWDVANRMTAQTLAAVPTPGGAGGTGGPETALRHRSFVYRADDHLLGFSDTTLGARTFELDPVGRVTAVSGQNWSETYAYDSAGSVTTAGWQTAGQTAPADTAGTRAYSGTLLRQAGRTGYEYDGQGRVVRQTRRLLSGGVRTWHYSWDADDRLTSATLPDGTVWRYLYDPLGRRTAKQRLGADASTVMEQTTFTWDGTVLAEQFAGGQVTSWEWDPDGYRVLTQVDRTQRVENVSGLSQEEFDQRFYAIVTDLVGTPTELVDEHGAVAWHSRSTLWGVPLGVGPRDAECVLGFPGQYHDRESGLHYNLFRYYDSLSGRYLSPDPLGLSPAPDPHGYVDNPFAEIDPLGLAKKKCPVIIERYGSEAEAKSSAAVTPNGGLVARPGHEKQPKWIAQTGKVNPGTLGKNKNYTHKMEFHCKPEVLDWLKQYEVKPTNEPGRYAVPADKIDEFNKYVDKTTVQPLDSGNSRRRRR; from the coding sequence GTGAGCGACGGGTTCCAGCACGACCACGAAGCGACTGAGAACCTGGCCAAGCGGTTCGGCCAGCACTCGGAACATCTGGAGAGCTCGGGCAGTACGCATCTGGGAAGGGCGCACACGCACTTCGGCCGTACCAAAAGTGGCGGTGCTCTGGCGCAGGCAGCCGAGACAGGCGTCTCCAAAATGCTGGAGGGCGTCGGCAAGGGTCAGAAGGCGCTCCTGAAACACCTCAAGGACATCGGCACCGGGCTGGAGAAGACCAGCGCCAACCACAAGGCCAACGAGCAGCGCATCGTCGACAGTCTCACCAACGTGGGCAAGCGCGATCACTCGTCTGCCCACGCTCCCGGCGATGGCGGCGGCACGGGACACCGGTCCGGCGGCAACAGCGCAGGAGGGTCCAACACCGGGACTCGGCTACGGGACGGTGCGGCAGAGCCACGCAGCACCGGTGTGCCGGCGGACGGCCGCAATTGCCAAAGCGACCCGGTCGACATCGCTTCAGGAGAGATGGTCCTGGCGCAGGAGGACGTCAGCCTTCCTGGCGTATTGCCGTTGCTCCTCACGCGGACCCACGTGTCCTCGTACGGCTGCGGCGGCTGGTTCGGCCCATCCTGGTCCTCGACGCTGGACCAGCGTCTCGAACTCGACGACGACGGTGTCGTGTTCGCCACCGACGACGGCATGCTGCTGGTCTACCCCGTGCCGGAGCACGATGCACCCGCGCTGCCCGTCGAGGGTCCGCGCTGGCCGCTCGGATGGGACGCGCAGACGCCGGGCGGGCTGCGCATAACCGACCCGCAGCGGGGACTTTCCTGGCACTTCGCCAGGCCGATGAACGTCACGGACGCTCCGGCCGGGCACATCGAGGCCAGTCAGCTTCCGCTGACCGCGATAACCGACCGCAACGGGAACCGTATCGACGTCCTCTATTCCGACAGCGGAGTCCCGACCGAGGTCTGTCACAGCGGCGGTTACCGGATAGGGGTCGACAGTGCCGGCGGGCGCATATCCGGCATGCGTCTGTTGAATGCGAACAGCTCGGACGCTGTGCCACTGGCCGCCCAGGACGCTACCGATGTGCCGGCGCGGGACAGCTCCGAGGCGGGCCTGCTGCTGACGGCGTTCGGCTACGACGGCAACGGGAACCTCTCCGAGGTCACCAACTCCTCCGCCGTGCCGATGCGCTTCACGTACGACGCGGCTCGCCGCATCACCTCCTGGACCGACCGCAACCAGCATCGGTACCGCTACGTCTACGACCGGCCGGGGCGCTGCGTCGAGACCCATGGCGAGGGCGGCTTCCTCAGCGCTGTCTTCTCCTACGACGACGAATCGCGCCGGACCAGGGTCACCAACGCTCTGGGCCAGGTCACCCTCTACCAGCTCAACGATCTCGGCCAGACGACGGCCGAGACCGACCCCTCGGGGACCATCACCACCTTCATGTGGGACCGCTATGACCGGCTGCTGGAGCGTACGGACCCACTGGGCCGCGTGACCACCATGGAATACGACGCGGACGGCAACGCCGCCGCGGTCACCCGCCCCGACGGTTCCAGGATGACCGCTGTCCACAACGACTTCCACCAACCGGTGGTTCTGGTCGGCGCGGACGGTGCCACCTGGCGATGCGAGTACGACGAGCGTGGCAACCCGGCGAAGGTCATCGACCCGGTCGGCTCCGTCACCCAGTACGAACACAATGCGCTCGGCCATCTCACCACCACCATCGATGCGCTCGGCCAGACGACTCGTCTCACCAACAACGCGGCCGGCCTACCCATCACCATCATTGATCCGCTGGGAGCGGTGAGCACATGCGAGCGGGATCCTTTCGGACGACCTCGTCTGGTGACCGACCCGCTGGGTGCCGTGACGGCCTACGGCTGGACGGTGGAGGGGCAGCCCGCCTGGTGTACCCAGCCTCAAGGCCCGACCGAGAGGTGGCGCTACGACGCCGAGGAGAACCTGGTCGAGCACGTCGATCCGGCCGGAGGAAGCACCGCGTTCGAGTACACCGCGTTCGACCGCGTATCCACGCGTGTGGGGCCTGACGGCGCCAGGTTCGGGTTCTCCTACGACGCCGAGTTGCACCTCGTCGCGGTGACCAATCCCCGCGGGCTGGAGTGGCGGTACAGCTACGACTCGCGGGGCCGAGTGATGCAGGAGACCGACTTCAACGGACGGAAGGTCAGTTACGTCCACGATGCGGCCGGCCGCCTGGCGTCCCGGACAAACGGCGTCGGCCAGACCGTGCGCTACACCCACGACCTGCTCGACCGAGTCGTCGAGGAGACCTCGGAGTCCGCGGCGAAGCGTTTCCAGTACGACGCGGAGGGCCGTCTGCTGCATGCGGCCAACGGCATCGCGGATCTCGCGTTCCACTACGACCCGATGGGCCGCCTGCTCGCGGAGCGCCAGGGGTCAACGGTCATCCAGTTCGGCTACGACGCACTTGGCCGACGCATCCTGCGCCGTACGCCCAGCGGTGTGGAGAGCCAATGGACGTACGACGCGGCCGGCCGGCCGGCGACACTGACCAATGCCGGCCGGGTGCTCAGCTTCGGGCATGACCGCTCTGGCCGGGAGATCCGCCGTGACCTGGGGGCCGCCGTACTCACCCAGGGCTGGGACGTGGCCAACCGCATGACGGCGCAGACACTTGCCGCGGTGCCGACGCCGGGTGGAGCCGGTGGAACGGGTGGGCCGGAGACTGCCCTGCGGCACCGCAGCTTCGTCTATCGCGCGGACGATCACCTGCTCGGCTTCTCCGACACAACCCTGGGGGCGCGCACCTTCGAGCTGGACCCAGTGGGTCGGGTCACGGCTGTCTCGGGCCAGAACTGGTCCGAGACATACGCATACGACTCCGCAGGCAGCGTGACCACCGCCGGGTGGCAGACCGCCGGGCAGACGGCACCGGCCGACACCGCCGGAACGCGGGCCTACAGCGGCACCCTCCTGCGACAGGCCGGCCGAACCGGCTACGAGTACGACGGCCAGGGACGGGTCGTCAGACAGACCCGCAGGCTGCTATCCGGAGGCGTTCGCACCTGGCACTACTCCTGGGACGCCGACGACCGGCTCACTTCGGCCACCCTCCCGGACGGCACCGTCTGGCGCTATCTCTACGATCCCCTCGGGCGCCGCACAGCCAAGCAGCGGCTGGGCGCTGATGCCTCCACGGTGATGGAGCAGACCACCTTCACCTGGGACGGCACTGTTCTCGCCGAGCAGTTCGCCGGAGGCCAGGTCACCAGCTGGGAGTGGGACCCGGACGGATACCGTGTTCTCACCCAGGTTGACCGGACCCAACGGGTGGAAAATGTCTCCGGGCTGTCGCAGGAAGAGTTCGACCAACGTTTCTATGCGATCGTCACCGACCTGGTCGGCACACCCACGGAGCTCGTCGACGAGCACGGCGCCGTTGCCTGGCATTCCAGATCCACGCTCTGGGGAGTGCCCCTGGGCGTCGGGCCGCGTGACGCGGAGTGCGTTCTCGGGTTCCCCGGCCAGTACCACGACCGCGAGAGCGGCCTGCACTACAACCTGTTCCGCTACTACGACTCGCTCAGTGGCCGCTACCTCAGTCCGGACCCGCTGGGCCTCAGCCCCGCGCCGGATCCACACGGGTACGTTGACAACCCCTTTGCCGAAATTGACCCGCTCGGCTTGGCGAAGAAGAAGTGCCCGGTCATTATTGAGCGCTACGGCAGCGAGGCGGAGGCCAAATCCAGCGCTGCGGTCACGCCGAACGGAGGCCTCGTCGCAAGGCCCGGCCACGAGAAGCAGCCGAAGTGGATCGCCCAGACTGGCAAGGTCAATCCCGGAACGCTGGGCAAGAACAAAAATTACACCCACAAGATGGAGTTTCACTGCAAACCGGAGGTGCTGGACTGGCTGAAGCAGTACGAGGTCAAGCCGACCAACGAGCCAGGACGTTACGCGGTGCCCGCCGACAAAATCGACGAGTTCAACAAGTACGTGGACAAGACGACCGTCCAGCCCCTTGACTCCGGCAATTCCCGTAGGAGGAGACGATGA
- a CDS encoding YdcF family protein: MRHEPRPCDVAIALGSRDLGVAAEAARLFHAGLFPALVFSGGNSPGTAARFPRGEAVHFRERALELGVPDEAILLEPRAGNTGQNITFSREVINAAGIRPRSVLLISMPPMERRAFATCRAQWPEVEVVCASADVVFEDYVRSVGEERAMVGMLLGDLQRVIEYPKRGFAIEQPVPGEVRQAYERLARAGFAGRRLVT, from the coding sequence ATGCGGCACGAGCCGCGCCCCTGCGATGTGGCGATCGCGTTGGGCAGCCGGGACCTGGGCGTCGCTGCGGAGGCGGCGCGGCTCTTCCATGCGGGCCTGTTTCCGGCTCTGGTCTTCTCCGGCGGCAACAGCCCCGGCACGGCCGCGCGCTTTCCGCGCGGTGAGGCTGTCCACTTCCGGGAGCGCGCGCTGGAACTCGGCGTCCCGGACGAGGCGATCCTGCTGGAGCCCAGGGCGGGCAACACGGGGCAGAACATCACCTTCTCGCGGGAGGTGATCAACGCGGCCGGGATCCGGCCGCGTTCCGTGCTGCTGATCTCCATGCCGCCCATGGAGCGGCGTGCCTTCGCCACCTGCCGTGCCCAGTGGCCCGAGGTCGAGGTGGTGTGCGCGTCGGCCGACGTGGTGTTCGAGGACTACGTCAGGTCGGTGGGGGAGGAGCGGGCGATGGTCGGCATGCTGCTGGGCGATCTACAGAGGGTGATCGAGTACCCGAAGCGCGGGTTCGCCATCGAGCAGCCCGTGCCCGGCGAGGTGCGGCAGGCGTACGAACGGCTCGCCCGCGCCGGATTCGCGGGGCGGCGGCTGGTTACGTAA
- a CDS encoding MarR family winged helix-turn-helix transcriptional regulator — protein sequence MSGTDIANSADTTTDTTDPAQPGQPGGSSLLDDQLCFALYAASRAVTSRYRPLLDELGLTYPQYLVLLVLWEHSAVSVKDLGAALQLDYGTLTPLVKRLESNGLVRRRRRPDDERSVEITLTDEGLALRDRARAVPSAIGDAMGLTPGEFALTMSLLRRLTANVTAHRQGL from the coding sequence ATGAGCGGCACCGACATCGCAAACAGCGCCGACACCACCACCGACACCACCGATCCGGCCCAGCCGGGTCAGCCGGGCGGCTCCTCGCTCCTGGACGACCAGCTCTGCTTCGCCCTCTACGCCGCCTCGCGCGCCGTGACCAGCCGCTACCGCCCCCTCCTGGACGAGCTCGGCCTCACCTACCCCCAGTACCTCGTCCTCCTCGTCCTCTGGGAGCACTCCGCCGTCTCCGTCAAGGATCTCGGCGCCGCCCTCCAGCTCGACTACGGCACCCTCACGCCTCTCGTGAAGCGCCTGGAGTCCAACGGCCTCGTCCGCCGCCGGCGCCGCCCCGACGACGAGCGGTCCGTCGAGATCACCCTCACCGACGAAGGCCTCGCCCTGCGCGACCGCGCCCGGGCCGTCCCCTCCGCCATCGGCGACGCCATGGGCCTCACCCCCGGGGAGTTCGCCCTGACCATGTCCCTCCTGCGCCGGCTGACCGCCAACGTCACCGCGCACCGCCAGGGCCTGTAG
- a CDS encoding bifunctional serine/threonine-protein kinase/ABC transporter substrate-binding protein — protein MSGPLLPTDPASIGGHRLLARLGAGGMGVVYLGRTEAGALAAVKVIQAEYADEPDFRARFRREVEAARRVTSPWAVPVTGADPDAAAPWLATAFVPGPSLQEAVARHGPLPARSVRVLGRMLAAALREVHAAGLVHRDVKPANVLLAVDGPRLIDFGIARAADETAITSTDLVIGTPGFLSPEQAEARGAPVGPPSDIFSLGCLLAYAATGRPPFGSGTADALLYRTVHDEPDLEGIEAVDLLTLLRLCLAKDPADRPTDERLGAELLVEDAIPEGGQLDWLPEDVVRAIADRSAEMLALPDIEPTAAGTPPEAPGRRRLLVLASGAAVLMAGGGVAAWAALRGEDDPGTAVATTRHWALGLQADLSGAQKTAGQAQERGARLAIEQYNSRKNKPFELTLKTVDDGGSAGRAPAAAKKLIQDADVLAVLGPTNDETANAVLATYDEALLPLMCVSAGGLLLSQQQYRSFVHCRPSDSLLAIPVAIYLMKQGVTQRAGLLQDRTGRTYAQETASITTLMLRRLGRPPYPRVIPADTGDIEPVIADMLRAGIGSFVYAGYAPGAARVARELVTAGFDGPRLASQAVIDPAFLAQAGDAAEGWVMTASFIDPSAVPEAAAFTAAFRKRYGAAPGYYAAEAYDTVNLFLQELVKGTKSGRPPGRKELAGLLRKSTYKGITKQFSFRATDGQFTGWGISLHRVEGGRFRFVGEAPSKV, from the coding sequence ATGAGCGGGCCTCTGCTCCCCACCGACCCCGCCTCGATCGGCGGGCACCGGCTGCTGGCCCGCCTCGGCGCGGGCGGCATGGGCGTGGTCTACCTCGGCCGTACGGAGGCGGGGGCGCTGGCCGCCGTCAAGGTCATCCAGGCCGAGTACGCGGACGAGCCGGACTTCCGCGCCCGGTTCCGCCGCGAGGTCGAGGCAGCCCGCCGGGTGACCAGCCCCTGGGCGGTGCCGGTCACCGGCGCCGATCCGGACGCGGCGGCGCCCTGGCTGGCCACCGCCTTCGTGCCCGGCCCCTCGCTACAGGAGGCGGTCGCCCGCCACGGTCCGCTGCCCGCCCGGAGCGTGCGCGTCCTGGGCAGGATGCTCGCCGCCGCACTGCGCGAGGTGCACGCAGCCGGTCTGGTCCACCGCGACGTCAAGCCCGCCAACGTCCTGCTCGCCGTGGACGGTCCGCGCCTGATCGACTTCGGGATCGCCCGCGCCGCCGACGAGACCGCCATCACCTCGACCGATCTGGTCATCGGCACGCCCGGTTTCCTCTCCCCCGAGCAGGCCGAGGCGCGCGGCGCGCCGGTGGGTCCGCCGAGCGACATCTTCTCGCTGGGCTGCCTGCTGGCGTACGCGGCGACCGGCCGTCCGCCGTTCGGCAGCGGCACGGCGGACGCCCTGCTCTACCGTACGGTCCACGACGAACCCGACCTGGAGGGCATCGAGGCCGTCGACCTGCTGACGCTGCTGCGCCTGTGCCTGGCCAAGGACCCGGCGGACCGTCCGACGGACGAGCGGCTCGGCGCGGAGCTGCTGGTCGAGGACGCGATCCCGGAAGGCGGGCAGCTCGACTGGCTGCCCGAGGACGTCGTACGGGCGATCGCCGACCGCTCTGCCGAGATGCTGGCGCTCCCCGACATCGAGCCGACCGCCGCCGGAACACCGCCCGAAGCGCCCGGCCGGCGGCGGCTGCTCGTACTGGCCTCCGGCGCGGCGGTGCTCATGGCGGGGGGCGGGGTCGCCGCCTGGGCCGCCCTGCGCGGCGAGGACGACCCGGGCACAGCGGTGGCGACGACCCGCCACTGGGCCCTCGGACTACAGGCGGACCTGAGCGGCGCGCAGAAGACGGCGGGCCAGGCGCAGGAGCGGGGCGCGCGGCTGGCGATCGAGCAGTACAACTCCCGTAAGAACAAGCCCTTCGAGCTCACCCTGAAGACCGTCGACGACGGCGGCAGCGCGGGCCGGGCACCGGCCGCCGCCAAGAAGCTGATCCAGGACGCCGACGTGCTCGCCGTGCTCGGCCCGACCAACGACGAGACGGCCAACGCCGTCCTCGCCACCTACGACGAGGCCCTGCTGCCGCTGATGTGCGTCTCGGCCGGAGGACTGCTCCTGAGCCAGCAGCAGTACCGGTCCTTCGTGCACTGCCGCCCCAGCGACTCGCTCCTCGCCATCCCGGTCGCCATCTATCTGATGAAGCAGGGAGTGACACAGCGAGCCGGCCTGCTCCAGGACCGCACCGGGCGGACGTACGCCCAGGAGACCGCCTCGATCACCACCCTCATGCTGCGCCGACTGGGCCGGCCGCCCTACCCCCGGGTGATCCCGGCGGACACCGGCGACATAGAACCCGTCATCGCCGACATGCTGCGGGCCGGCATCGGCTCCTTCGTCTACGCCGGCTACGCCCCCGGCGCGGCCCGGGTCGCCAGGGAACTGGTGACGGCCGGCTTCGACGGGCCACGGCTCGCCTCCCAGGCCGTGATCGACCCGGCCTTCCTGGCGCAGGCCGGGGACGCGGCCGAGGGATGGGTGATGACCGCCTCCTTCATCGACCCCTCCGCCGTCCCCGAGGCCGCGGCCTTCACCGCCGCCTTCCGCAAGCGCTACGGCGCCGCGCCCGGTTACTACGCCGCCGAGGCGTACGACACCGTCAACCTCTTCCTCCAGGAGCTGGTGAAGGGCACGAAGAGCGGACGGCCGCCGGGGCGCAAGGAGTTGGCGGGCCTGCTGCGCAAGAGCACGTACAAGGGCATCACCAAGCAGTTCTCCTTCAGGGCGACGGACGGGCAGTTCACCGGCTGGGGCATATCCCTGCACCGGGTCGAGGGCGGCCGGTTCCGCTTCGTCGGCGAAGCCCCCTCCAAGGTGTAG
- a CDS encoding bifunctional serine/threonine-protein kinase/ABC transporter substrate-binding protein, translating to MSGADSGVQGLKPGDPSFVGGHRLLGRLGAGGMGVVYLARSTGGALVALKVIRAEYAADHDFRARFRREAEAASGLTGRWVVPVTAAEPQAREPWLATAFVAGPSLAEAVALHGPLPDRTVRVLGARLAEALTEVHAAGLVHRDVKPGNVLLALDGPRLIDFGIARSTGAGVTALTASDVVIGSPGYLSPEQARAQAGDIGPPSDVFSLGCVLAYAATGHRPFGTGTAAAVIFRTVHEEPDLDAVPWALVPLLTRCLAKDPQARPTAQAVRDALTGEGGSEGDWLPPALPRLIAERSAAVLALPDPDPATLLLPPDPAPSRRRLLALGSAAGVVMAGGGLAAWAASRPSSGGDGSGGTTGSGPLPRYVIGLQADLSGPAKAIGRAQERGVRLAVADFNSRSRNGRTFDLALKVLDDAGEVRQAEQVAGKFVANHDVYAVIGPTIDATTEATLTRYEKALLPIVNVSSGTTAYSATTTRAFFQLRPEEDTLSTAFAYYLTHAEKSHRTAVIDDRAASDTSWQVVKDMNAYPPSGGTTTTHVVPADSDDFGPVAAAVLSAKAQAVVYGGTSPHRAARCALALRQAGFQGTRMATEPVLETAFLTEAGPAAEGWVIATTYVDPAALPAAAPFVTAYKKRFAVRTVERFALEAYDALLFVAQSLHELGNAEADRGATVRRLRASTYKGIAKTITFDANTNVLHWVNGLFLHRVQNGAPHFLGRYDQVNKP from the coding sequence ATGAGCGGGGCGGACTCCGGGGTGCAGGGGCTCAAGCCGGGCGACCCGTCCTTCGTCGGCGGTCACCGGCTGCTCGGCCGGCTCGGCGCGGGCGGCATGGGCGTGGTCTACCTGGCCCGCTCGACGGGCGGGGCGCTGGTCGCGCTGAAGGTGATCCGCGCCGAGTACGCGGCCGACCACGACTTCCGCGCCCGGTTCCGGCGCGAGGCCGAGGCGGCGAGCGGGCTCACCGGGCGGTGGGTGGTGCCGGTCACCGCGGCGGAACCGCAGGCCCGCGAGCCCTGGCTGGCGACCGCCTTCGTAGCGGGCCCGTCGCTGGCCGAGGCCGTCGCGCTGCACGGTCCCTTGCCGGACCGTACGGTACGCGTCCTGGGCGCCCGGCTGGCCGAAGCGCTCACCGAGGTCCACGCCGCGGGCCTGGTGCACCGGGACGTCAAACCGGGCAACGTCCTGCTCGCCCTGGACGGCCCCCGGCTGATCGACTTCGGCATCGCGCGTTCCACCGGTGCCGGCGTCACCGCGCTCACCGCGAGCGATGTGGTGATCGGCTCGCCCGGCTACCTCTCGCCCGAGCAGGCACGGGCCCAGGCCGGCGACATCGGCCCGCCGAGCGACGTCTTCTCGCTGGGCTGCGTCCTTGCGTACGCGGCCACCGGGCACCGCCCGTTCGGCACGGGCACCGCGGCCGCCGTCATCTTCCGTACCGTCCACGAGGAACCCGACCTCGACGCCGTGCCGTGGGCCCTGGTCCCCCTGCTGACCCGCTGCCTCGCCAAGGACCCGCAGGCCAGGCCCACCGCGCAGGCGGTACGCGACGCCCTGACCGGTGAGGGCGGCTCGGAAGGCGACTGGCTGCCGCCCGCCCTGCCCCGGCTGATCGCTGAACGCTCCGCCGCCGTCCTGGCCCTGCCCGACCCCGACCCGGCCACCCTCCTGCTGCCGCCCGATCCCGCCCCCTCACGCCGCCGCCTGCTGGCCCTGGGCTCCGCCGCCGGGGTCGTCATGGCCGGCGGCGGCCTGGCGGCCTGGGCCGCCTCAAGACCCTCGTCCGGCGGCGACGGCAGCGGCGGCACCACGGGCTCCGGACCACTGCCCCGTTACGTCATCGGGCTCCAGGCGGACCTGTCGGGCCCGGCCAAGGCCATCGGCCGGGCCCAGGAGCGGGGCGTGCGGCTGGCGGTGGCCGACTTCAACTCCCGCTCCCGTAACGGCCGCACCTTCGACCTCGCCCTGAAGGTCCTCGACGACGCGGGAGAGGTCAGGCAGGCCGAGCAGGTGGCCGGAAAGTTCGTCGCGAACCACGACGTGTACGCCGTCATCGGCCCGACCATCGACGCCACGACCGAGGCCACCCTCACCCGCTACGAGAAGGCCCTGCTGCCCATCGTGAACGTCTCGTCCGGCACCACTGCGTACTCCGCGACCACCACCCGCGCGTTCTTCCAGCTCAGGCCCGAGGAGGACACTCTGTCGACGGCCTTCGCCTACTACCTCACCCACGCCGAGAAGAGCCACAGGACCGCCGTCATCGACGACAGAGCGGCCAGCGACACCAGCTGGCAGGTCGTCAAGGACATGAACGCCTACCCGCCCTCCGGCGGCACGACCACCACCCACGTCGTCCCCGCCGACAGCGACGACTTCGGCCCCGTCGCCGCCGCCGTCCTCTCCGCCAAGGCCCAGGCCGTCGTCTACGGCGGCACCTCCCCCCACCGGGCCGCCCGCTGCGCCCTCGCCCTACGACAAGCCGGCTTCCAGGGCACCCGCATGGCCACCGAACCCGTCCTGGAAACCGCCTTCCTCACCGAGGCCGGCCCCGCCGCCGAAGGCTGGGTCATCGCCACCACCTACGTAGACCCCGCCGCCCTCCCCGCCGCCGCGCCCTTCGTCACCGCGTACAAGAAACGCTTCGCCGTACGCACCGTCGAGCGCTTCGCCCTGGAGGCCTACGACGCCCTCCTCTTCGTCGCCCAAAGCCTGCACGAACTCGGCAACGCCGAGGCCGACCGCGGCGCCACGGTGCGCAGGCTCCGCGCATCCACCTACAAAGGCATCGCCAAAACCATCACCTTCGACGCGAACACCAACGTCCTCCACTGGGTCAACGGCCTCTTCCTCCACCGCGTCCAGAACGGCGCCCCCCACTTCCTCGGCCGCTACGACCAGGTCAACAAGCCCTGA